Proteins co-encoded in one Methylobacterium sp. WL1 genomic window:
- the rdgB gene encoding RdgB/HAM1 family non-canonical purine NTP pyrophosphatase, with amino-acid sequence MSRRLTGKVVIATHNAGKLTEMRELLAPFGIEAVSAGELGLPEPDETGTMFSENAAIKAHAAAKATGLPAFADDSGLCVDALDGAPGIFSARWAGPTKDFSGAMARIVSELEQRDASDRTAHFVSALVLAWPDGHTELFEGRVFGTLVPPRGDAGFGYDPIFQPDGHARTFGEMSAEEKHGVDWQKGEGLSHRARAFVLLSRACLAPAA; translated from the coding sequence GTGAGCCGCAGGCTGACCGGCAAGGTGGTGATCGCAACCCACAACGCGGGCAAGCTCACCGAGATGCGCGAGCTGCTGGCACCGTTCGGGATCGAGGCGGTCTCGGCCGGCGAGCTGGGGCTGCCCGAGCCTGACGAGACCGGCACGATGTTCTCCGAGAACGCCGCCATCAAGGCGCATGCCGCCGCCAAGGCGACCGGACTGCCCGCCTTCGCGGACGATTCCGGCCTCTGCGTCGATGCACTGGACGGCGCGCCGGGCATCTTCTCCGCGCGCTGGGCCGGTCCGACCAAGGACTTTTCCGGCGCGATGGCACGCATCGTCTCGGAGCTGGAACAGCGCGACGCGAGCGACCGGACGGCGCATTTCGTCTCCGCGCTCGTGCTCGCCTGGCCGGACGGCCATACCGAGCTTTTCGAGGGCCGTGTGTTCGGCACGCTCGTTCCGCCGCGGGGCGATGCCGGCTTCGGCTACGATCCGATCTTCCAGCCGGACGGCCATGCCCGGACCTTCGGCGAGATGAGCGCCGAGGAGAAGCACGGTGTCGATTGGCAGAAGGGGGAGGGGCTGTCGCACCGCGCCCGGGCCTTCGTGTTGTTGAGCCGCGCCTGCCTGGCGCCGGCGGCCTGA